In Alcaligenes faecalis, the sequence CCGGGATATGGACTTTACGGCCACCCTGAAGGCCGCTTTAGGGGGGCAGGGCCAGATGGCATTGCCCAATACCAACCTGTCCCTGACCTCGGCCCGCCATATTCCCGCCCAGGCTACCCGTCCGCCCAGCACGGACGAGTTGCTCTACCGCGTTCCTGTGCAACCTTCTCTGGACGGCAATACGGTCGAGATGGATGTGGAACGCATGCAATTTGCCGATAACACCTTGCACTATCAAAGCACGATCAACCTGGCTTCCCAGCGCTTGAAAGGCTTGATGGCGGCCTTGCAACAGTAATAGCGAGTCTTCATGTCCAGTTTCAGTATTTTCCAGATTGCCGGTTCTGCCCTGACGGCACAATCGCAGCGCTTGAACGTGTCGGCCAGCAACCTGGCTAACGCCGATAGCGTGGTCGGACCCGATGGCCAGCCCTACAAGGCCCGCCAGGTGGTGTTTCAAATGACGCCGCAGGGCAATAGCCCCGTGGGTGGCGTGCAAGTGGTGGGTGTGCAGGAAAGCGATGCACCCGGCCGTCTGCAATACGACCCCGGCAATCCTTACGCCGACGAACAGGGCTACGTGACCCTGCCCAATGTGGATGTGGTGGCCGAGACCGTCAATATGCTGGCCGCCTCGCGTTCCTATCAGGCCAATGTGGAAGTGGTGAACACCTCCAAGAACCTGATGTTGCGCACCCTGACCATTGGTCAGTAAGCCGGTTTACGGAAGATAAAGCATGAGCACAGTCAATAACGATCGCACCGCCCTGGACCCCACTGCAGGGGCGATGGCCGGGGTGGATGCCCGCAACAAAAGCGCCATGGCAGAAACGGAAGACCGCTTTCTGACCATGCTGATTACGCAACTGCGCAATCAGGACCCGCTCAACCCCATGGATAACGCCCAGGTCACGACCCAGATGGCGCAGATGTCCACGGTGGCGGGGATTCAGCAATTGAATAACACCTTGCTGGCCGTGGCCGGGCAGATGGACGTCAGCCAGTCCATGCAGGCCGCCAATCTGATTGGCAAGCAAGTGCTGGTGCCGGGCGCGAAAGTGTCTCTGGGAACCAGTCAGGATGGCGAAAAAGTGGCCATGCCCTACGGCATTGATCTGGTCAGCGGGACGACCTCGACCGTGGTGCAGATCAAGGACAGCAGCGGCAAAGTGGTTCGTGAATACGATCTGGGTGCCAAAGACGCGGGTGTGTACTCGCTGGAGTGGGATGGCCTGGATAACGATGGTTCACCGCTGGCCGACGGTTCGTA encodes:
- the flgB gene encoding flagellar basal body rod protein FlgB; protein product: MIDRIGEHLKFYQTALAVRQERQEVLASNIANADTPNYKARDMDFTATLKAALGGQGQMALPNTNLSLTSARHIPAQATRPPSTDELLYRVPVQPSLDGNTVEMDVERMQFADNTLHYQSTINLASQRLKGLMAALQQ
- the flgC gene encoding flagellar basal body rod protein FlgC, which codes for MSSFSIFQIAGSALTAQSQRLNVSASNLANADSVVGPDGQPYKARQVVFQMTPQGNSPVGGVQVVGVQESDAPGRLQYDPGNPYADEQGYVTLPNVDVVAETVNMLAASRSYQANVEVVNTSKNLMLRTLTIGQ
- a CDS encoding flagellar hook capping FlgD N-terminal domain-containing protein, which codes for MSTVNNDRTALDPTAGAMAGVDARNKSAMAETEDRFLTMLITQLRNQDPLNPMDNAQVTTQMAQMSTVAGIQQLNNTLLAVAGQMDVSQSMQAANLIGKQVLVPGAKVSLGTSQDGEKVAMPYGIDLVSGTTSTVVQIKDSSGKVVREYDLGAKDAGVYSLEWDGLDNDGSPLADGSYTVSVLASNDGTAVTASPLTHGKVDSVAYTSSGLMLDLGLAGSFSLLDIRKIM